Proteins encoded together in one Amblyomma americanum isolate KBUSLIRL-KWMA chromosome 1, ASM5285725v1, whole genome shotgun sequence window:
- the LOC144113495 gene encoding transmembrane protein 70 homolog, mitochondrial → MTILRTLHTLSSKNFLTGAAILHAQRCDRLHGKYAEAFFANGLQRRGISTSSPMKHSHDHEKSSSKTLVYLGSIRSTVKMVKSLSLTSSFLGILAQPILLQKLSGASVGATVIVVSCASFFIFVTPLMLHYITRRYVTELTYDPDTKEFNATTLSLLNRKKEISFIADDVEVPTVPGPFTTLLAKGQPLFVEVQNFQNADALEHLLGYDKPIDWEIKPPHPEETEQVLTKRKSSQGSCDKLS, encoded by the exons ATGACCATTCTGCGAACACTTCATACGCTTTcgtccaaaaactttttaacggGAGCAGCAATCCTGCATGCTCAAAGGTGTGACCGCCTACACGGGAAATATGCT GAAGCATTTTTTGCGAATGGCTTGCAAAGAAGGGGCATATCAACGTCGTCACCTATGAAACACAGCCACGACCATGAAAAGAGTTCAAGTAAAACGCTCGTCTACTTGGGCTCGATTCGGTCAACAGTAAAAATGGTGAAAAGCCTCTCGTTGACCAGCAGCTTCCTTGGTATATTGGCGCAGCCGATTTTGCTTCAGAAGTTGAGTGGCGCATCAGTAGGCGCTACCGTGATTGTGGTATCGTGCGCATcgttcttcatcttcgtcactCCACTGATGCTGCATTACATCACGAGGAG ataTGTAACCGAGCTAACATATGACCCTGACACCAAGGAGTTTAATGCGACAACCTTGTCCTTGTTGAATCGAAAGAAAGAAATTAGCTTTATTGCTGATGATGTTGAAGTGCCCACAGTCCCTGGCCCTTTCACTACACTTCTGGCCAAAGGACAGCCATTGTTTGTAGAGGTGCAAAACTTCCAAAATGCTGATGCCCTAGAACATCTCTTGGGGTACGATAAACCCATTGACTGGGAGATAAAACCGCCACACCCGGAAGAAACAGAGCAGGTACTAACAAAGCGAAAATCATCACAAGGTAGTTGTGATAAGTTGTCTTGA